One genomic region from Biomphalaria glabrata chromosome 7, xgBioGlab47.1, whole genome shotgun sequence encodes:
- the LOC106079180 gene encoding muscarinic acetylcholine receptor M4-like — protein MRRPTAEELGCLVYNSTVGRLNCLNDVKARLYLPVTVFLGVLIVVGTIGNATVCLVYCKRRTRVSSHYFILYLAALDLVTCVVGMPTEIADLVLPYTFDSPWACKVLRFTHSSTIIASSTILIEVAFDRYYRICQLGRQFTANKARLLCVGAVVLGLVCSWPTFILFGRKTVIRNLNGHVLKGTDCTTDDSMRKTVYPTIYYVFLFSLFGVTIMFFAVLYSKIGLTILGRKRVHMGSVTSSTSSNKALLRAGSRKENVPEATSSDLSSEQDEGLGGSTASGNSNGNNSNPGSANVSNATSTTTLASAIFGSVKRHQGKCGKLEDTSRWFNPNLPTKPGAVAATGNDVTNGSVANQGFADIKTISGDFPVLPLGTGQLLIESNKNVMELVTANPSVAHLVGSAVLSKPPNRQVSRTRVFTRQVHYNPTQHRPQQQHNFDTTDEEDNVPQHKSRKQAAKEISVPKAPQRQIRVGKTTTVLFAVTLAYILSFLPYLTVMVLRSVIKDLEENLSPVGELAYKLCVKSFFINNAINPLIYSFLNQTFRQDARLMLRKCCGTNKRTSPRVRTHPAPDAV, from the exons ATGAGGCGGCCCACTGCAGAGGAACTAGGCTGCCTGGTTTACAACTCAACTGTCGGCCGGTTGAATTGTTTAAACGACGTCAAGGCCAGGCTCTACCTCCCTGTGACCGTGTTCCTGGGTGTTCTCATTGTTGTAGGCACGATAGGAAATGCCACG GTGTGTCTGGTGTACTGCAAGAGAAGAACGCGAGTGTCCTCACACTACTTCATCCTCTACCTGGCAGCGCTGGACCTGGTCACCTGCGTGGTGGGGATGCCGACGGAGATCGCCGATCTAGTTCTGCCCTACACCTTCGACTCCCCGTGGGCGTGCAAAGTTTTGAGATTTACTCATTCCAGCACCATCATCGCCAGCAGCACCATCCTGATTGAG gtgGCGTTTGATCGATACTATCGAATTTGCCAGTTGGGAAGACAATTTACAGCCAATAAGGCCAGACTTCTGTGTGTCGGAGCCGTGGTGCTAGGTCTAGTGTGTTCCTGGCCAACTTTCATTTTATTTGGAAG GAAGACTGTGATCCGAAACCTCAATGGCCATGTCCTGAAGGGCACCGACTGTACCACTGATGACTCCATGAGAAAAACAGTCTACCCGACCATCTACTACGTCTTTCTATTCTCCTTGTTCGGCGTCACCATCATGTTCTTTGCTGTCCTCTACTCCAAAATCGGGCTGACGATCCTGGGCAGGAAGCGGGTCCACATGGGCTCCGTGACTTCCAGTACGTCCTCCAACAAAGCTCTTCTCAGGGCGGGCTCCCGCAAAGAAAAC GTTCCAGAAGCAACAAGCTCCGATTTGTCTTCAGAGCAAGACGAAGGGCTCGGTGGCTCAACAGCCAGTGGTAACAGCAACGGTAACAACAGTAACCCCGGCAGCGCCAACGTCAGCAATGCGACATCCACAACCACCCTGGCCAGCGCCATCTTTGGCAGTGTCAAGCGACACCAGGGCAAGTGTGGGAAGCTGGAAGACACGTCACGCTGGTTTAACCCGAATCTCCCCACCAAGCCGGGAGCTGTCGCCGCTACCGGAAATGACGTCACGAACGGAAGTGTGGCGAATCAGGGTTTTGCTGACATCAAAACGATTTCAGGAGACTTCCCAGTTCTGCCCTTGGGCACTGGCCAGTTGTTAATTGAATCGAACAAGAATGTGATGGAACTGGTCACAGCAAATCCATCTGTGGCTCATCTCGTGGGCAGCGCCGTACTTTCCAAGCCCCCCAATCGTCAAGTTAGCAGAACCAGAGTCTTCACCCGCCAAGTCCACTATAACCCAACACAGCATCGACCACAGCAGCAGCACAACTTTGACACCACGGACGAAGAAGACAATGTCCCTCAACACAAATCACGGAAACAAGCCGCGAAAGAAATCTCGGTTCCTAAAGCACCCCAGAGACAGATCCGCGTGGGGAAAACAACCACGGTTTTATTCGCAGTAACGCTCGCGTACATCTTGAGTTTTCTCCCTTACCTCACCGTCATGGTGCTGCGCAGTGTTATCAAGGACTTGGAAGAGAACCTCAGCCCAGTCGGCGAGCTGGCCTACAAGCTTTGCGTGAAATCTTTCTTCATCAACAACGCCATTAACCCGTTAATATACAGCTTCCTGAACCAGACCTTCAGGCAAGACGCTAGACTTATGCTTAGAAAGTGCTGCGGCACTAACAAAAGGACATCGCCTAGAGTGAGAACACATCCTGCACCCGATGCTGTCTGA